One window of Brevibacillus choshinensis genomic DNA carries:
- a CDS encoding EcsC family protein, which translates to MAIETKESLLHRLQEVEAWEKEQNDLWFWEKLGRLPFVLLDRITPKFVREKLGTAVDEMAAFLETGGTYLVQDEAVYSRLRTRMGPNQALGAQEVSSVPLTIMNDVASEMRESRATFATVQGATTGIGGIFTLALDIPLLLGTSLKVLQEMALCYGYRPEEKRERLFVVKCLQFASSDIVGKKAILEELAQFDNPASQKDVMAQLQGWREVVVTYTENFGWKKLFQMVPIAGILFGAYLNRSTVQDVAEAGMMLYRKRRILERLRQSKEQSDAISSTPQQ; encoded by the coding sequence ATGGCAATAGAGACAAAGGAGTCCTTGCTTCATAGATTACAGGAAGTGGAGGCATGGGAAAAGGAACAGAATGATTTGTGGTTTTGGGAAAAACTCGGACGACTCCCTTTTGTTTTACTGGATCGTATCACGCCCAAATTCGTTAGAGAGAAGCTAGGAACTGCGGTCGATGAAATGGCAGCATTTTTGGAGACGGGCGGGACTTATCTGGTGCAAGACGAAGCGGTGTATAGTAGGCTTCGTACCAGAATGGGACCGAATCAAGCCTTGGGAGCCCAAGAGGTATCCAGTGTACCCCTGACGATCATGAATGATGTGGCGAGTGAGATGAGAGAATCGAGAGCCACCTTTGCGACGGTGCAGGGAGCAACCACGGGAATCGGTGGAATATTTACATTGGCGCTGGATATTCCATTACTGTTAGGAACCTCGCTAAAAGTCCTGCAGGAGATGGCGCTCTGCTATGGCTATCGTCCTGAAGAAAAAAGAGAGCGTCTGTTTGTGGTGAAGTGCTTGCAATTTGCGTCGTCTGATATCGTGGGGAAGAAAGCGATCCTAGAGGAACTCGCACAGTTTGACAACCCGGCATCGCAAAAGGACGTCATGGCTCAATTGCAGGGCTGGCGCGAAGTAGTCGTGACCTATACGGAAAACTTCGGTTGGAAAAAGCTGTTTCAGATGGTTCCCATTGCAGGGATCCTGTTCGGAGCCTATTTAAATCGCTCCACCGTGCAGGATGTCGCCGAAGCGGGAATGATGCTGTACCGCAAACGGCGTATCCTAGAACGGCTTCGACAGTCAAAAGAGCAGAGTGATGCTATTTCGTCCACTCCTCAACAGTGA
- a CDS encoding EamA family transporter, with protein MTYWKSVLLVVVGACSYGVLSLFMKQSFQYGFTPYEMSSSQLIFGGLIMSIMALFFSKQRFRLKYVLILVPVSLMMASSSFFYHQAVSQMSASLAIVFFFQFTWIGVLLESIAQRTWPSPAKWVSIVMLGLGTVLASGLGESGLQTISLTGLACGLLSGATFAFVIFFSGRILADMNPYLRSAISISLAAIMISIVYPPTFLINGRLWEGLLPFGLLVALFGSVIPIFCLSVGVPRIGNGLATILSAAELPAVVLLSSFVLHETVTWSQWGGVLMILAAIGVPQIKWKQLFMPSQSVHKKSA; from the coding sequence ATGACATACTGGAAGTCAGTGCTATTGGTAGTAGTGGGAGCTTGCAGCTACGGCGTCCTCTCTTTATTTATGAAGCAATCATTCCAATATGGATTTACTCCCTATGAAATGAGCAGTAGTCAATTGATTTTCGGCGGACTGATCATGTCCATTATGGCTCTCTTCTTCTCCAAACAGAGATTCCGTCTGAAATACGTGCTGATATTGGTACCAGTCAGCCTAATGATGGCATCGTCTAGCTTCTTCTACCACCAAGCTGTCAGTCAAATGTCTGCGTCGTTGGCGATTGTCTTCTTCTTTCAGTTCACCTGGATCGGTGTCTTGTTGGAGTCCATTGCCCAGCGAACATGGCCATCCCCTGCAAAGTGGGTATCCATCGTCATGCTGGGATTAGGAACAGTCCTTGCGAGCGGTCTAGGAGAGTCAGGACTTCAAACGATTAGCTTGACAGGCTTGGCTTGCGGCCTTTTGTCTGGAGCAACGTTTGCCTTCGTCATCTTTTTTAGCGGACGTATTCTTGCGGATATGAATCCCTACTTACGAAGTGCGATCTCCATTAGCTTGGCGGCGATCATGATCTCGATTGTGTACCCACCAACCTTTCTAATCAATGGTCGTTTGTGGGAAGGATTGCTACCATTTGGCCTGCTCGTGGCGCTCTTCGGCTCAGTCATTCCCATTTTTTGCTTGTCCGTAGGTGTCCCTCGAATCGGGAATGGACTCGCCACCATTCTCAGTGCGGCAGAGCTGCCAGCAGTCGTTCTTTTATCCAGCTTTGTCCTGCATGAGACGGTTACATGGTCGCAATGGGGCGGCGTCCTGATGATTCTGGCAGCGATCGGTGTCCCGCAAATCAAGTGGAAGCAGCTGTTTATGCCCTCTCAATCCGTACACAAGAAAAGCGCATAA
- the rarD gene encoding EamA family transporter RarD, which translates to MKQGVLYGIIAYFAWGLLPVYWKLFQSMGAWEILAHRIVWSLIFVLIMIVITKRWRKLWEAAPGLKMKGALLLCSLLISANWLLYIWAVNSNQVMETSLGYYMNPLISVLLGVVFLKEKLRLGQWVALGMAALGVLYITLMYGQMPWVALSLAMTFAFYGLAKKVVNLEAMIGLAWETIFVAPIALIYLIMLQVNGTGTAIELEGWKLAMLALAGVGTAMPLYWFAQATKRLPLSTLGFIQYLSPTIQLLSAVFLFGEKFTTTHLVSFSLIWGALLVFTISSMRKKTGSVQMNPEVAIKKQA; encoded by the coding sequence ATGAAACAAGGGGTCCTGTACGGGATTATCGCGTATTTTGCTTGGGGTTTGCTTCCTGTCTATTGGAAGCTTTTTCAAAGCATGGGAGCGTGGGAAATTCTTGCGCATCGTATCGTGTGGTCACTTATTTTTGTCCTTATCATGATTGTCATTACCAAGCGTTGGCGCAAATTGTGGGAGGCTGCTCCCGGACTAAAAATGAAAGGGGCTTTATTGCTCTGCTCGCTGCTGATCAGTGCGAACTGGCTGCTCTACATTTGGGCCGTGAATAGCAACCAGGTGATGGAGACGAGTCTCGGTTACTACATGAACCCATTGATCAGCGTTCTTTTGGGTGTCGTGTTTTTGAAGGAAAAGCTCCGTTTGGGGCAGTGGGTCGCTTTAGGGATGGCAGCCCTCGGCGTTCTCTATATCACCTTAATGTATGGGCAGATGCCATGGGTCGCCTTGTCGCTTGCTATGACTTTTGCTTTTTACGGATTAGCTAAAAAGGTAGTCAACCTCGAAGCGATGATCGGATTGGCATGGGAGACCATCTTTGTGGCTCCAATTGCGTTGATCTATCTGATCATGCTGCAGGTGAATGGTACGGGGACCGCTATAGAGTTGGAGGGCTGGAAACTCGCGATGCTGGCACTGGCAGGTGTGGGGACGGCCATGCCGCTTTATTGGTTCGCGCAGGCGACAAAGCGTTTGCCACTGTCTACGCTCGGATTCATTCAATATTTGTCACCGACGATTCAATTATTGAGCGCCGTCTTCTTGTTCGGTGAAAAGTTTACGACGACGCATTTGGTCAGCTTCTCCCTCATCTGGGGAGCGTTGCTGGTATTTACGATTAGTTCGATGAGAAAGAAAACTGGATCTGTTCAAATGAATCCTGAGGTAGCCATCAAAAAACAAGCGTAA
- a CDS encoding ABC transporter permease, translating to MKVMDSFRIVWRNLWRMKLRTALTSVGVMIGTAAIVAMIALSLGLKENAVKSLENFGNLTEMDVEPMYYIPEEDRVIPDDERKKLNMEAVQELKKIPGIAAVMPVKRLQEQAKLKVGRREGYVELIGVDVNESADYRKNDVDKGSYLSGSPQEVVIAYDVPRQMRDVEKEKREARRSNVEARNKVPASMPPPDMGGGGPAPISLVDKAATIVLTREYRVDDEPKYEKKELRVRVVGQLQKSENQRYSTAVYVPISVVKELNEWVNRSRGDDSSDGSVRRTREQAKQDHFEFDQMTVKVESREKVESVVKALKEKGYEVWSPARELETINKFFFVIQIVLGGIAAISLLVATIGIVNTMIMSILERTKEIGIMKVIGATVFNIRWLFLMESGFIGLIGGLTGLGMAWGAVELVNYFGSAGGLMDSLNMGYGRGGEGEAAAKLAVIPGWLALFAIGFSFVIGLLAGIFPAIRASRLSALQAIRSE from the coding sequence GTGAAAGTAATGGATTCTTTTCGCATTGTCTGGCGAAACTTGTGGCGCATGAAACTGCGTACAGCACTCACTTCGGTCGGGGTCATGATTGGAACGGCTGCGATTGTTGCGATGATCGCATTGAGTCTCGGTTTGAAGGAAAATGCGGTGAAAAGCTTGGAGAACTTCGGGAATCTCACGGAGATGGATGTGGAACCGATGTACTACATTCCCGAAGAAGACCGCGTCATTCCGGACGATGAACGGAAAAAGCTGAACATGGAGGCAGTCCAGGAACTGAAGAAAATCCCGGGAATCGCGGCTGTCATGCCGGTCAAGCGCCTCCAGGAGCAGGCTAAATTAAAGGTAGGACGCAGGGAAGGGTACGTGGAGCTAATCGGGGTCGATGTCAACGAATCTGCTGACTATCGCAAAAATGATGTGGACAAAGGGAGCTATTTATCTGGTTCTCCGCAAGAGGTCGTCATCGCCTACGATGTGCCGCGCCAGATGCGCGACGTGGAGAAAGAAAAGAGGGAGGCGCGACGAAGTAACGTCGAAGCCAGGAATAAAGTGCCTGCCTCCATGCCGCCGCCAGACATGGGAGGAGGGGGACCGGCTCCCATAAGCCTCGTGGATAAGGCTGCCACGATTGTTTTGACTCGGGAGTATCGTGTTGACGACGAACCGAAGTACGAGAAAAAGGAATTGCGTGTACGGGTTGTCGGTCAATTGCAGAAATCGGAAAACCAGCGCTATTCCACGGCAGTGTATGTACCAATCAGTGTGGTGAAGGAGCTAAACGAGTGGGTCAACCGGAGCAGAGGGGATGATTCCTCGGACGGCTCTGTGCGACGTACACGCGAACAGGCAAAGCAGGACCACTTTGAATTCGACCAAATGACAGTCAAAGTTGAGTCGCGTGAAAAAGTGGAAAGTGTGGTCAAAGCTTTAAAAGAAAAAGGCTATGAAGTCTGGTCTCCTGCACGTGAGCTGGAGACGATCAACAAGTTCTTCTTTGTCATTCAAATCGTACTCGGCGGGATTGCGGCGATTTCCCTTCTGGTTGCGACGATCGGGATCGTCAATACGATGATCATGTCCATTTTGGAGCGGACAAAGGAAATCGGCATTATGAAAGTAATCGGAGCTACGGTGTTCAATATTCGCTGGCTATTTTTAATGGAATCTGGCTTTATTGGGCTCATCGGTGGATTAACCGGGCTCGGCATGGCCTGGGGTGCAGTCGAACTCGTGAACTATTTCGGTTCGGCAGGCGGACTCATGGACAGCTTGAATATGGGATATGGCAGGGGAGGAGAAGGTGAGGCTGCAGCAAAGCTTGCGGTCATCCCTGGTTGGCTAGCCCTGTTTGCCATCGGATTCTCCTTTGTTATTGGTTTATTGGCAGGTATTTTCCCTGCAATTCGAGCTTCGCGCTTGAGTGCCCTGCAGGCGATCCGATCTGAATAA
- a CDS encoding efflux RND transporter periplasmic adaptor subunit, with protein MNKKKWIILAAVVVVLGGGGYYGYTSWKAKDVAAEEQPPEQPSFPTATVDVGEVKKTIFSSGSVEAKAREEVKPEISGKVERLLVKEGQSVKKGDVLFTVDSTDAQLEMQKQELSILRAKKELDELKNKKDWILSDKIGKIKEVMVKEGDTVTPDSVVAKLTNTDYLKITGKFSAYEAEQFRVGQKVKIFITASLYYVDGTITKIDLIGQKEKGVGGVHNVEVLVKKPGALYVGDMGVVQFTDAKGVLYASQMATPFELPDEMEILAGTHGKIGKVEIEKDDEIKTRQQLFKMDMTASDLELREKELALKESLLTMEQKKREISKKQVEAPINGVITKLNVKEGETPSSGEPAVVIMDATSVYFMAAVDEIDIPAIKMGQSVDVYVTAFGNRPFKGKVIEIPKEGTKEDKAVRFAVKVELSETSEMKHGMTGDCDIYVEQKDNVKRLPLNAVEVMEEGKGTVMIKAQGTGEPTPKEVEIGVEGTEFIEIKGGLEEGAEVLMTNA; from the coding sequence ATGAATAAGAAAAAATGGATCATTCTAGCGGCAGTTGTGGTCGTTTTGGGAGGAGGCGGATATTACGGCTATACTTCCTGGAAAGCAAAGGACGTTGCAGCCGAAGAACAACCTCCGGAGCAGCCATCGTTTCCAACGGCAACTGTCGATGTGGGCGAAGTAAAAAAGACGATCTTTTCATCCGGTTCCGTCGAGGCAAAAGCTCGGGAAGAAGTAAAGCCCGAAATCAGCGGAAAGGTAGAGCGTCTGCTGGTGAAGGAAGGACAGTCGGTGAAAAAGGGGGACGTCTTGTTTACGGTTGACAGCACTGACGCCCAACTGGAAATGCAGAAACAGGAATTAAGCATTCTGCGTGCCAAAAAAGAACTGGATGAGCTAAAGAATAAGAAGGATTGGATCCTGTCAGATAAAATCGGGAAAATCAAGGAAGTAATGGTCAAGGAGGGTGATACAGTTACGCCTGATTCCGTCGTAGCAAAGCTGACCAATACGGACTATTTGAAAATCACAGGTAAGTTTAGCGCCTATGAAGCAGAGCAATTTCGCGTCGGACAAAAAGTAAAGATTTTTATTACGGCGTCCCTCTACTACGTCGATGGTACGATCACGAAGATCGACTTGATAGGACAAAAGGAAAAAGGGGTCGGGGGTGTTCACAACGTCGAGGTGCTCGTGAAGAAGCCAGGTGCTCTCTACGTTGGGGATATGGGGGTAGTCCAGTTCACGGATGCCAAGGGTGTGCTGTACGCGAGTCAGATGGCAACGCCTTTCGAGCTCCCGGATGAAATGGAAATTCTGGCCGGTACCCATGGGAAGATCGGAAAAGTCGAAATCGAGAAAGATGACGAGATCAAAACACGGCAGCAATTGTTCAAAATGGATATGACGGCATCCGATCTGGAGCTGCGGGAAAAAGAGCTGGCTCTCAAAGAATCGTTGCTAACAATGGAACAAAAGAAAAGAGAAATCTCGAAAAAGCAAGTGGAGGCACCCATTAACGGTGTGATCACGAAGCTAAATGTAAAAGAGGGGGAGACACCTTCCTCGGGTGAGCCTGCAGTCGTGATTATGGACGCCACGTCGGTCTACTTTATGGCAGCTGTAGACGAAATCGATATTCCTGCGATCAAGATGGGGCAAAGTGTGGATGTGTATGTGACTGCTTTTGGTAACCGACCATTTAAAGGAAAGGTCATTGAGATTCCAAAAGAGGGTACAAAAGAAGACAAGGCGGTTCGTTTTGCCGTGAAGGTGGAACTGAGTGAAACATCGGAAATGAAGCACGGCATGACAGGCGACTGCGATATTTACGTGGAGCAAAAGGACAATGTGAAGCGACTCCCGTTGAATGCCGTAGAAGTCATGGAGGAAGGCAAAGGTACAGTAATGATAAAAGCCCAGGGTACCGGCGAACCGACGCCAAAGGAAGTGGAGATTGGCGTAGAAGGCACAGAGTTTATTGAAATTAAAGGCGGTTTAGAAGAAGGCGCAGAAGTACTGATGACCAACGCCTAG
- a CDS encoding GNAT family N-acetyltransferase: MILHTDSIYLRPLQTEDAAELLELRLRNQEFFQLFEPIRPASHLTLVGQQEQITLAKQDFTNQAAFAFGVFLQENDQMIGRIALSNVARGAWQNATLGYFLDQAFNGKGYTTKAVKLALQFAFTEAQLHRVQAGVMPHNLGSIRVLEKNGFRYEGCSLRYLQINGAWEDHNMYAITVEEWTK; this comes from the coding sequence ATGATACTACATACGGACAGCATTTATTTGCGCCCTCTACAAACGGAAGACGCAGCTGAGCTATTAGAGCTGAGGCTGCGTAATCAAGAATTTTTTCAACTTTTTGAACCGATTCGCCCCGCCTCGCACCTCACCCTTGTAGGTCAGCAGGAGCAAATTACTCTGGCCAAGCAAGATTTCACGAATCAGGCTGCCTTTGCATTCGGTGTCTTCTTGCAGGAGAACGACCAGATGATCGGGAGAATCGCTTTGTCTAATGTGGCTCGAGGCGCTTGGCAGAATGCTACCTTAGGATACTTTCTCGACCAGGCATTCAACGGAAAAGGATACACGACGAAAGCGGTAAAGCTTGCGTTGCAATTCGCTTTCACCGAAGCACAGCTCCATCGGGTTCAGGCCGGTGTCATGCCTCATAATCTCGGTTCCATCCGTGTGCTTGAAAAGAACGGCTTTCGTTATGAGGGGTGTTCCCTGCGTTACTTGCAAATAAACGGGGCGTGGGAAGACCACAACATGTACGCCATCACTGTTGAGGAGTGGACGAAATAG
- a CDS encoding methyltransferase domain-containing protein, with product MSQTKQWDASHYDEKMNFVSHYGRGLIDWLQPVSGERILDLGCGTGDLTAKLAENGAHVMGFDFSPDMIEAARSKYPHLSFAIADAHTFRSDEQFDAIFSNAALHWMQRPEKVAESVWLALAPGGRFVAEFGGKGNCEQVVAALRVALGRIGISADERNPWYFPSIGEYASLLERQGFRVVLSSHIDRPTLMPDGDDGLRHWLNSFCSPFFSGLSEREIDEICAAVSEIARPTLFRDGQWFVDYKRIRVIAQKEEPATNAGRHI from the coding sequence ATGAGTCAAACGAAACAGTGGGACGCGAGCCACTATGATGAAAAAATGAACTTTGTCTCCCATTATGGCAGAGGATTGATCGACTGGCTACAGCCTGTTTCAGGCGAACGCATATTGGATCTAGGTTGCGGCACTGGCGATCTCACCGCCAAGCTAGCTGAAAATGGTGCTCATGTCATGGGCTTTGATTTTTCGCCGGATATGATCGAAGCGGCTCGTAGCAAATATCCTCATTTATCTTTCGCGATTGCGGATGCTCATACATTTCGTTCGGATGAGCAGTTCGATGCGATTTTCTCGAATGCAGCCCTGCACTGGATGCAGCGACCGGAAAAAGTGGCAGAGTCTGTATGGCTCGCTCTCGCTCCAGGAGGTCGTTTTGTTGCAGAATTTGGAGGAAAAGGCAACTGTGAACAAGTCGTTGCCGCTCTGCGTGTCGCTCTTGGGCGGATAGGCATATCTGCGGACGAGAGAAACCCTTGGTACTTTCCGAGCATCGGAGAATATGCGTCCTTGTTGGAACGCCAAGGCTTTCGGGTCGTGCTGTCTTCTCATATCGATCGCCCTACTCTTATGCCTGACGGGGATGATGGCCTTCGACATTGGCTGAACTCGTTTTGCAGTCCCTTTTTCAGCGGATTATCCGAACGGGAAATTGATGAGATCTGCGCAGCTGTCAGTGAAATTGCGCGCCCTACACTATTTCGAGATGGCCAGTGGTTCGTCGACTACAAACGAATCCGTGTCATCGCCCAAAAAGAAGAACCAGCAACAAATGCAGGGAGACACATATGA
- a CDS encoding FecCD family ABC transporter permease — protein sequence MIHPDIIKKQRVMLWGLLAFTLAVIVIGMGMGYSSLSYNRLIPTLIGQGTFKEEFVLFEVRLPRLIITWLAGMALALSGAILQGVTRNDLAEPGVIGINSGAGVAIALFFLYYPIDAGSFAYLLPLVAFAGATLTAVCIYFFSYSRSTGLQPVKVVLIGVGFSMALSGVMIVLISSAERAKVDFIAKWLAGNIWGADWPFIWAILPWLLILIPFALYKASRLNLLSLNEPVAIGVGLAVEKERFVLLLAAVALAAAAVSVTGGIAFIGLLAPHLAKALVGPRHQLSVPVAIVLGGGLLLVADTIGRNLADPDGIPAGIMVALIGAPYFLYLLWKKS from the coding sequence ATGATTCATCCAGACATCATCAAAAAACAGCGAGTAATGCTCTGGGGATTGCTAGCTTTCACGCTGGCAGTCATCGTGATTGGGATGGGAATGGGTTACTCTTCTTTGTCTTATAACCGATTGATTCCCACATTGATAGGACAAGGGACGTTTAAGGAAGAGTTTGTCTTATTCGAGGTTCGTTTACCAAGATTGATTATTACGTGGCTAGCAGGAATGGCATTGGCGCTGTCTGGGGCAATCCTCCAAGGAGTCACGAGAAATGATCTGGCGGAACCTGGAGTGATCGGTATCAACTCAGGAGCCGGGGTAGCAATTGCACTGTTCTTTTTGTATTACCCGATCGATGCCGGGTCCTTTGCTTACCTGCTGCCGCTTGTAGCGTTTGCAGGAGCCACTCTTACGGCAGTGTGCATTTATTTCTTCTCTTACAGTAGAAGCACGGGTCTTCAGCCGGTAAAGGTGGTCCTGATTGGGGTCGGCTTTTCCATGGCGCTCTCAGGGGTGATGATCGTACTCATATCATCTGCCGAGCGTGCAAAAGTTGACTTTATTGCCAAATGGCTCGCGGGAAACATTTGGGGTGCCGATTGGCCGTTTATCTGGGCCATTCTGCCATGGCTACTTATCCTCATTCCATTTGCGCTCTACAAAGCCAGTCGATTGAACTTGTTGTCGTTAAATGAGCCTGTTGCGATTGGTGTAGGTCTCGCAGTTGAAAAGGAACGCTTTGTCTTGTTACTGGCCGCGGTAGCCTTGGCCGCTGCAGCTGTTTCGGTGACAGGAGGGATCGCGTTCATCGGGCTGTTGGCACCGCATCTGGCCAAAGCGCTGGTGGGTCCACGCCATCAGTTAAGTGTCCCGGTGGCTATCGTTCTCGGGGGTGGGCTATTACTCGTTGCTGATACCATTGGACGCAATCTCGCAGACCCGGATGGAATTCCAGCAGGGATTATGGTTGCCTTGATTGGAGCCCCCTATTTTTTGTATCTGTTGTGGAAGAAATCGTGA
- a CDS encoding ABC transporter ATP-binding protein, whose protein sequence is MVNATGELTVTQVNHSYGTGKIKVPVLFDINLHINQGEFVALCGSSGSGKSTLLNLLAGLTKPDEGSVMVSGEEISRYSENELCLFRRKSMGFIFQSYNLLPNLTALENVELPLIFAGESVRKRRARATEILERVGLTGRLDHKPNELSGGQQQRVSIARALVNQPGIILADEPTGNLDSKTEQEILNLMRQMNKENGTTFIIVTHEQEVAEQSDRVIYLQDGRVVQKRTRPA, encoded by the coding sequence ATGGTAAATGCAACAGGAGAGCTGACGGTGACGCAGGTCAACCACAGTTACGGTACTGGAAAGATAAAGGTGCCCGTACTGTTTGACATTAATCTGCACATTAATCAGGGAGAGTTTGTTGCTCTGTGCGGGTCATCAGGGTCTGGTAAATCGACATTGTTGAACTTATTGGCAGGATTAACCAAGCCGGACGAAGGTAGCGTGATGGTCAGCGGTGAAGAAATTTCGCGTTACAGCGAAAATGAGTTGTGTTTGTTTCGCCGTAAGAGTATGGGCTTTATTTTTCAGTCCTACAATTTGCTACCCAATTTGACGGCCTTGGAAAACGTAGAGCTTCCATTAATTTTTGCTGGCGAGAGTGTTCGCAAGCGACGGGCGAGAGCGACAGAAATTCTCGAGCGTGTGGGTCTTACGGGTCGGCTCGATCACAAACCAAACGAGCTGAGCGGAGGACAACAGCAACGCGTCAGTATTGCGCGCGCCTTGGTCAACCAACCAGGCATCATTTTGGCGGATGAGCCGACGGGCAATCTGGACAGTAAGACAGAGCAAGAGATCCTGAACCTCATGCGGCAAATGAACAAGGAAAACGGAACTACGTTCATCATCGTTACCCATGAGCAAGAGGTAGCCGAACAATCGGACCGGGTCATTTATTTACAGGACGGAAGAGTCGTACAAAAAAGGACAAGACCAGCGTAG
- a CDS encoding flavodoxin, translating to MSSILMVYASMTGNTLEIAEAIAEGIRSTGATLEVKEMMDATAQELESYDAILLGAYTWGDGELPDECMDFYDEMDAISLAGKKVAAFGSCDSAYEHVGAAVDILLAKSRERGADTPLEGLKIELEPNAKEVESCKAFGVSFVKLVG from the coding sequence ATGAGCAGCATTTTGATGGTTTACGCAAGCATGACAGGAAACACGCTAGAAATAGCAGAAGCAATCGCGGAAGGCATCCGATCTACAGGAGCTACGCTCGAAGTAAAAGAAATGATGGACGCCACAGCACAAGAGCTGGAATCGTACGACGCCATCTTGCTGGGAGCCTATACGTGGGGAGATGGTGAACTGCCCGATGAGTGCATGGACTTTTACGACGAGATGGATGCGATCAGCCTCGCAGGAAAGAAAGTAGCTGCTTTTGGCTCATGCGACTCAGCCTATGAGCATGTGGGAGCCGCTGTTGACATCTTGCTGGCAAAGTCCCGGGAACGCGGAGCAGATACGCCATTGGAGGGCTTGAAAATCGAGCTTGAGCCAAATGCAAAAGAAGTGGAGTCATGCAAAGCATTTGGTGTGTCCTTTGTCAAACTGGTTGGCTAA
- the pdxK gene encoding pyridoxine/pyridoxal/pyridoxamine kinase yields the protein MTIRKALTIAGSDTSGGAGLQADLKTFQELGVFGMTALTVIVAQDPHNGWFHDVFPIDVAVLEKQLETVLTGIGVDATKTGMLGTTELVELAARKIEQFQLKNVVVDPVMICKGADEALHPEIAISLREVLLPRATVATPNLFEAGILSGLGALKSVDDMKEAAKRIHDFGTAYVVVKGGSKLQHGHAVDVYFDGQSVEVLESERFDTTYTHGAGCTYSAAICAELAKGNSVRDAVAVAKDFITEAIRHSFALNQYVGPTNHGAYRRSKQA from the coding sequence ATGACCATTCGCAAAGCACTCACGATCGCCGGTTCAGATACAAGCGGCGGTGCTGGCCTCCAGGCTGACCTCAAAACCTTCCAGGAGCTCGGCGTCTTCGGTATGACCGCCCTCACCGTAATCGTGGCTCAAGATCCACACAACGGCTGGTTCCACGATGTATTTCCGATTGATGTAGCCGTCCTGGAAAAACAACTGGAAACTGTACTTACCGGCATTGGTGTAGACGCGACAAAAACAGGCATGCTCGGAACAACTGAGCTGGTTGAATTGGCTGCTCGTAAAATTGAGCAATTCCAACTGAAAAACGTCGTGGTTGACCCTGTAATGATTTGCAAGGGCGCAGACGAAGCTCTCCATCCGGAAATCGCGATCAGCCTGCGCGAAGTCCTGTTGCCACGTGCAACAGTAGCGACACCTAACCTGTTCGAAGCAGGTATTTTGAGCGGATTGGGTGCGCTGAAGAGCGTTGACGATATGAAAGAAGCGGCAAAACGCATTCACGATTTCGGAACGGCTTATGTAGTGGTGAAAGGCGGAAGCAAGCTGCAGCATGGCCACGCCGTTGACGTTTACTTCGACGGCCAATCTGTGGAAGTACTGGAATCAGAACGCTTTGACACGACATATACTCACGGCGCAGGCTGCACCTACTCTGCTGCGATCTGTGCGGAGCTGGCAAAAGGAAACTCTGTTCGTGATGCTGTTGCGGTAGCAAAAGATTTCATTACCGAAGCGATCCGTCACTCGTTTGCCCTCAATCAATACGTAGGGCCAACCAATCACGGTGCTTACCGCCGTTCCAAACAAGCCTAA